The Leifsonia williamsii genome includes a region encoding these proteins:
- a CDS encoding winged helix-turn-helix transcriptional regulator, with amino-acid sequence MDIGNRPLSGYGFTDGVLPAACPSRIVLNHVTSTWGVLVLVALSQSDHRWGELRRTVQGISEKMLAQTLRTLEHDGFVLRTAQPTIPPRVDYSLTERGRALTEHLLPLMSWISDHADEIVGEASGPAD; translated from the coding sequence GTGGACATCGGAAACAGGCCGCTGAGCGGCTACGGCTTCACCGACGGCGTCCTCCCCGCCGCCTGCCCGAGCCGGATCGTGCTGAATCACGTCACGAGCACCTGGGGCGTGCTCGTGCTCGTCGCCCTCTCGCAGAGCGACCACCGCTGGGGCGAGCTGCGCCGCACCGTGCAGGGCATCAGCGAGAAGATGCTGGCCCAGACGCTCCGCACCCTGGAGCACGACGGCTTCGTCCTCCGAACCGCCCAGCCGACGATCCCTCCCCGGGTCGACTACAGCCTCACCGAGCGCGGCCGGGCGCTGACGGAGCATCTCCTCCCGCTCATGTCCTGGATCTCCGACCACGCCGACGAGATCGTGGGCGAGGCGAGCGGCCCGGCGGACTGA
- a CDS encoding Rho termination factor N-terminal domain-containing protein has protein sequence MAKQKKQDKLEKAAKKAYKRAVKAVDAAVEAAEAVDKKARKKAQKLRARLADAAGPRTTAGTRPAEQSAPDEPTSASAIDLTPPLPNVEDPTADTAAEFAGSTATAEPHDPALDRMTAQALRDVARARGLANVSRLSKAQLIERLSE, from the coding sequence ATGGCCAAGCAGAAGAAGCAGGACAAGCTCGAGAAGGCGGCCAAGAAGGCCTACAAGCGCGCCGTGAAGGCCGTCGACGCGGCGGTGGAGGCCGCGGAGGCGGTCGACAAGAAGGCGCGGAAGAAGGCGCAGAAGCTGCGCGCCCGCCTTGCGGATGCGGCCGGCCCGCGCACCACCGCGGGCACGCGGCCCGCTGAGCAGAGCGCGCCCGACGAGCCGACCTCCGCCTCCGCCATCGACCTCACCCCGCCGCTGCCGAACGTCGAGGACCCGACGGCCGACACCGCGGCGGAGTTCGCCGGCTCGACGGCCACCGCCGAGCCGCACGACCCTGCACTCGACCGCATGACGGCGCAGGCCCTGCGGGATGTCGCACGCGCCCGCGGTCTCGCGAACGTTTCGCGGCTGTCGAAGGCGCAGCTGATCGAGCGCCTCAGCGAGTAG
- a CDS encoding 4-hydroxy-3-methylbut-2-enyl diphosphate reductase yields MPRIPVRRAPGVRGRLQDIPVVGQKRVLLAAPRGYCAGVDRAVVAVEKALEHYGAPVYVRKQIVHNVHVVSELEKQGAIFVDEVDEVPQGAHVVFSAHGVSPAVVQGAAARGLHAIDATCPLVTKVHREAVRFARDDFEILLIGHEGHEEVEGTAGEAPEHVTLVNGPGDADTVQVRDPDKVVWLSQTTLSVDETMETVRRLRERFPNLQDPPSDDICYATQNRQVAIKKVAEQAELVIVVGSANSSNSVRLVEVALEYGAKAAYRVDYASEIRQEWLDGVASVGVTSGASVPEVLVQEVLDELSAAGYGEVQEVKTAEEDLMFSLPKELRKDISGKQDARALGGRGGAGR; encoded by the coding sequence GGCTTCAGGATATCCCGGTCGTCGGACAGAAGCGGGTGCTGCTGGCGGCACCGCGCGGGTACTGCGCCGGCGTCGACCGCGCCGTGGTCGCGGTCGAGAAGGCGCTCGAGCACTACGGCGCGCCGGTGTACGTGCGCAAGCAGATCGTCCACAACGTGCACGTCGTGTCCGAGCTCGAGAAGCAGGGCGCGATCTTCGTCGACGAGGTCGACGAGGTGCCCCAGGGCGCGCACGTCGTGTTCTCCGCACACGGCGTCTCTCCGGCGGTCGTGCAGGGCGCTGCGGCGCGTGGGCTGCACGCGATCGACGCGACCTGCCCGCTGGTGACCAAGGTGCACCGCGAGGCCGTGCGGTTCGCGCGCGACGACTTCGAGATCCTGCTCATCGGCCACGAGGGCCACGAGGAGGTCGAGGGCACCGCGGGCGAGGCGCCCGAGCACGTGACCCTCGTCAACGGTCCCGGCGACGCCGACACCGTGCAGGTGCGCGACCCCGACAAGGTCGTGTGGCTGTCGCAGACCACGCTCTCGGTCGACGAGACGATGGAGACCGTGCGCCGCCTGCGCGAGCGCTTCCCGAACCTCCAGGACCCGCCCAGCGACGACATCTGCTACGCGACGCAGAACCGCCAGGTCGCCATCAAGAAGGTCGCCGAGCAGGCGGAACTCGTGATCGTGGTCGGCTCGGCCAACTCCTCCAACTCGGTGCGGCTCGTGGAGGTCGCGCTCGAGTACGGGGCGAAGGCCGCGTACCGGGTCGACTACGCCTCCGAGATCCGCCAGGAGTGGCTGGACGGCGTCGCATCGGTCGGCGTGACGAGCGGCGCGTCCGTGCCCGAGGTGCTGGTGCAGGAGGTGCTCGACGAGCTCTCCGCCGCCGGCTACGGCGAGGTGCAGGAGGTCAAGACCGCCGAGGAGGACCTGATGTTCTCGCTGCCGAAGGAGCTCCGCAAGGACATCTCCGGCAAGCAGGACGCGCGGGCGCTCGGCGGGCGCGGAGGCGCAGGCCGCTGA